In a single window of the Elaeis guineensis isolate ETL-2024a chromosome 6, EG11, whole genome shotgun sequence genome:
- the LOC105047243 gene encoding 3-hydroxyisobutyryl-CoA hydrolase-like protein 5 translates to MAQEPVNPGEVVLGEEIKHARLITLNRPRQLNVISSKVVYLLSQFLEKWEKDDDAKLVIFKGAGRAFCAGGDLRMFYEGRSDDSCLEVVYRMYWLCYHIHTYKKTMVALVHGIVMGGGGAMVVPLKFSVVTEKTVFAVPEASIGLHTDCSFSYILSRLPGYLGEYLALTGARLNGKEMVATGLATHFVPSEKLQELEKRLLSLDSGDENKVRSVIEEFSAAVQPDEESVLNKLSTINKCFCGDSVEEIIKSFESEAGIEGNAWIAAVLKGLKRSSPTGLKITLRSIREGRKQTLAECLKKEFRLTMNLLRSVISGDVYEGIRALSIDKDNAPKWNPSTLEEVTSDNVDLVFQPFSAELELKIPAEESCRWDGKYENSVYPNLQGKN, encoded by the exons ATGGCTCAGGAGCCTGTGAACCCAGGAGAG GTTGTTCTTGGAGAAGAGATAAAGCATGCGAGGTTGATCACCTTAAACCGGCCTCGCCAATTAAATGTCATCTCGTCGAAAGTG GTTTATCTACTGTCTCAGTTCCTAGAAAAATGGGAAAAGGATGATGATGCAAAGTTAGTTATATTCAAG GGTGCCGGGCGAGCTTTTTGTGCCGGTGGGGATCTAAGAATGTTCTATGAGGGGAGATCAG ATGATTCCTGTCTTGAAGTTGTGTACAGAATGTACTGGCTTTGTtatcacatacatacatataagaaAACCATG GTAGCCCTTGTTCATGGAATTGTCATGGGTGGAGGCGGAGCTATGGTCGTCCCTCTGAAATTTTCTGTTGTCACAGAGAAAACC GTCTTTGCTGTGCCCGAAGCAAGTATTGGACTTCATACTGACTGCAGCTTCTCTTACATTCTTTCACGGCTTCCTGGATATTTGG GGGAATACTTGGCTTTGACTGGTGCAAGGCTAAATGGAAAGGAAATGGTTGCCACTGGTCTTGCAACCCATTTTGTCCCATCTGAG AAACTGCAAGAGCTCGAGAAACGTTTACTAAGCTTAGATTCCGGTGACGAGAATAAAGTCAGATCAGTAATTGAAGAATTCTCTGCAGCTGTCCAACCTGATGAAGAAAGTGTTTTGAACAA GCTTTCAACAATCAATAAGTGCTTCTGTGGGGACTCTGTGGAGGAAATCATTAAATCATTT gaaTCGGAAGCAGGCATAGAAGGAAATGCATGGATAGCTGCAGTGCTCAAAGGGCTAAAAAGATCATCTCCCACAGGGTTGAAGATAACATTAAGATCG ATTCGAGAAGGAAGGAAGCAAACACTGGCTGAGTGCCTGAAGAAAGAGTTCAGACTTACCATGAATTTGCTAAGATCAGTGATCTCTGGTGATGTATATGAG GGCATCCGAGCTCTTAGCATTGATAAAGACAATGCCCCCAAg TGGAACCCATCAACCCTTGAAGAAGTGACCAGTGATAACGTTGACCTCGTTTTTCAACCATTTAGTGCTGAATTGGAACTCAAGATTCCAGCCGAGGAATCATGCAG ATGGGATGGCAAGTATGAAAACTCGGTGTATCCAAACCTGCAAGGAAAGAATTGA